A window from Rhizosphaericola mali encodes these proteins:
- a CDS encoding DNA-3-methyladenine glycosylase family protein, with translation MKKILTPSIDTFNSDNYHQLCDSLGKKDKDLQSVIDRYGYPPMWMRPNSFESLVHIILEQQVSLASALAALKKLQEKTIELTPLTVLKLSDEEMRACYVSRQKMVYIRGLANALESKTIDLKKLENLSNDLVRAKLIQLKGIGNWTIDVYLMFVLQRVDIFPIGDLAVINAIKKLKLLPKSTDKETIQGMSDNWQPYRTVASMILWHFYLSSSGSKMLPL, from the coding sequence ATGAAAAAAATATTAACACCAAGTATCGACACTTTCAATTCGGATAATTATCATCAACTATGCGATTCGCTGGGAAAGAAAGATAAAGATTTGCAATCCGTTATTGACAGATATGGTTACCCACCAATGTGGATGCGTCCCAATAGTTTTGAATCATTAGTTCATATTATTCTAGAGCAACAAGTTTCTCTAGCTTCAGCATTAGCAGCCTTGAAAAAATTACAAGAAAAAACCATCGAACTTACTCCACTGACAGTTTTAAAGTTGAGTGATGAAGAAATGCGTGCTTGTTATGTGAGCAGACAAAAAATGGTATATATAAGAGGTTTAGCAAATGCTTTAGAATCAAAAACTATAGATTTAAAAAAACTAGAAAATTTATCTAATGACCTAGTTCGAGCAAAGTTAATCCAACTAAAAGGTATTGGAAATTGGACGATAGATGTATATCTGATGTTTGTATTGCAAAGAGTGGATATTTTTCCTATTGGCGATCTTGCAGTCATTAATGCTATTAAGAAATTAAAACTGCTACCAAAATCAACAGACAAAGAAACCATACAAGGTATGTCTGACAATTGGCAACCATATAGAACTGTTGCAAGTATGATATTATGGCATTTTTACTTATCTAGTAGTGGTAGTAAAATGTTGCCTTTGTAA
- a CDS encoding methylated-DNA--[protein]-cysteine S-methyltransferase: MRQLFFKDMDTPVGKIRLVSSNKGLAAILWEDENYKRSKLDEPILDNSHPILLQVEQQLAEYFTKKRTVFKVPLDFIGTDFQVKVWNALLTIQYGKTKTYGALAQILGDIKAVRAVGGALNKNPIAIIVPCHRVVGADGKMIGFAGGVQNKKILLELESDVKVQTLF; encoded by the coding sequence ATGCGTCAATTGTTTTTTAAAGATATGGACACTCCAGTTGGAAAAATAAGATTAGTCAGTTCTAACAAAGGTCTAGCAGCTATTTTATGGGAAGATGAAAACTATAAAAGAAGCAAATTAGACGAGCCTATATTAGATAATTCTCATCCTATTTTATTGCAAGTTGAGCAACAACTAGCCGAATATTTTACAAAAAAGAGAACTGTATTCAAAGTTCCATTGGATTTTATAGGAACGGATTTTCAAGTGAAAGTTTGGAACGCATTATTGACCATTCAATATGGAAAAACAAAAACCTATGGAGCATTGGCGCAAATTTTAGGAGATATAAAAGCGGTTAGAGCTGTTGGTGGTGCATTGAACAAAAATCCAATCGCTATTATCGTTCCTTGTCATAGAGTTGTAGGTGCAGATGGAAAAATGATTGGATTTGCTGGCGGCGTACAAAATAAAAAGATATTATTGGAATTAGAAAGCGATGTAAAAGTGCAAACACTTTTCTAA
- a CDS encoding TIGR02452 family protein produces the protein MNKKLLAQETLQILESGQYTNEQGTIISIKEELGHCIDKTAQFSSEQLATISQQNLERKFETNFTVQNQTTVAAIIEMQATHPANNIMCLNFASAKNPGGGFINGAEAQEESIARSSGLYASQMSQFSFYEMHRKMSSCVYTDSMIYSPGVPVFRNEKGVLIDAPNYCNIITSPAVNAGVVQKQEPNKANEITQSMHQRMDKMLALAYHEKNDSLILGAWGCGVFQNDPKTIGELFKELLFDKYKNVFKNVHFAVLTKNETILDCFKM, from the coding sequence ATGAACAAGAAATTATTAGCACAAGAAACACTCCAGATATTGGAATCTGGCCAATACACAAACGAACAAGGAACTATAATCTCTATTAAAGAAGAACTTGGACATTGTATCGATAAAACGGCGCAGTTCTCAAGCGAGCAATTGGCAACTATAAGTCAACAAAATTTGGAGCGTAAATTCGAAACAAATTTTACGGTTCAAAATCAAACCACGGTTGCGGCGATCATAGAAATGCAGGCGACGCATCCAGCCAACAACATTATGTGTCTAAATTTTGCCTCAGCGAAAAATCCAGGTGGCGGATTTATCAATGGAGCAGAAGCACAAGAAGAAAGTATAGCGCGCTCATCGGGCTTGTATGCATCACAAATGTCCCAATTTAGCTTCTATGAAATGCATCGCAAAATGTCTTCATGTGTCTATACAGATAGTATGATTTATAGTCCTGGAGTTCCCGTTTTTCGCAATGAAAAAGGGGTATTAATTGACGCTCCAAATTATTGTAACATCATTACATCGCCAGCTGTGAATGCGGGTGTGGTGCAAAAGCAAGAACCCAATAAAGCTAATGAAATAACTCAATCAATGCATCAACGAATGGACAAAATGCTGGCATTGGCTTATCATGAAAAAAATGATTCTTTAATTCTAGGTGCTTGGGGCTGTGGTGTATTCCAAAATGATCCTAAAACTATTGGTGAATTATTTAAAGAATTGCTTTTTGATAAATATAAAAATGTATTTAAAAATGTCCATTTTGCAGTACTTACAAAAAATGAAACTATATTAGATTGTTTTAAAATGTAA
- a CDS encoding NAD(+)/NADH kinase yields the protein MKFEYAIIVKNKTRMESLIERFNTKEQARFFIERSGGDFADYELEHEQFYSAFNDVQQRLSPIIKNKVVERSFIPSYLFAESNLIIVIGQDGLVANVAKYSKELPIIAINPDPERYDGILLPYNSSNFIEAVKKVIAQNYHTKQMHFAEVKLNDGQSLLAVNDLFIGISSHTSARYKIKINGKEENHSSSGIIVATKTGSSGWLSSMFNMAYGLTHITDIHYPKLKEVDLYFAVREPFKSHATQTDICSGKISNGNQLVIESMMPTNGFIFSDGIEQDFLQFNSGAIATIQLSKQLANLVIN from the coding sequence ATGAAATTTGAATATGCCATAATTGTTAAAAATAAAACTCGTATGGAATCCTTAATAGAGCGTTTCAATACGAAAGAACAAGCGCGATTTTTTATAGAAAGATCAGGTGGCGATTTTGCGGATTATGAGTTAGAACATGAACAGTTTTATAGTGCATTTAATGATGTACAACAACGATTATCTCCCATCATTAAAAACAAAGTAGTAGAACGTAGTTTTATTCCATCTTATCTTTTTGCAGAAAGCAACTTGATTATAGTTATTGGACAAGACGGGCTTGTTGCAAATGTGGCGAAGTATTCAAAAGAATTGCCGATTATTGCCATCAATCCAGATCCAGAGCGTTACGATGGCATATTATTGCCCTATAATTCCAGTAATTTTATAGAAGCAGTAAAAAAAGTTATTGCACAAAATTATCATACCAAGCAGATGCATTTTGCAGAAGTTAAGTTGAATGATGGACAATCATTATTGGCAGTCAACGACTTATTCATCGGAATTTCGTCGCATACTTCAGCAAGGTATAAAATTAAGATAAACGGAAAAGAAGAAAATCATTCGTCAAGTGGTATAATAGTTGCGACCAAAACCGGAAGCTCAGGTTGGTTGAGCTCGATGTTTAATATGGCATACGGATTGACACATATAACAGATATACATTATCCCAAATTGAAGGAAGTAGATTTGTATTTTGCTGTTAGAGAACCGTTTAAAAGCCATGCAACACAAACAGATATTTGCAGTGGAAAAATCAGTAATGGAAATCAGCTAGTCATTGAATCTATGATGCCAACGAACGGATTCATATTCAGTGACGGAATCGAACAAGATTTTTTACAATTCAATAGTGGTGCGATTGCTACTATTCAACTATCAAAACAATTGGCCAATTTGGTCATCAATTAA
- a CDS encoding SPFH domain-containing protein, with amino-acid sequence MFGFKHIQFDAMSYVLHYKNGVIAKEGRGLSFFYFAPSSSIVAIPLGSNDLPFIFHENTADYQSVTIQGQVSYKITEPKALANSLDFTVTANGLYKKNETEKLNQRIINLAQTSTSAFIHQLNLKDAIRSAKQIEKNIEEGLRNSETIKLMGIEILGVSIMAVQATPEMARALETETRERLQQQADEAVYERRNFAVEQERKIKESELNTEIAVEEKQKQIAEKKMETEVQQAENSKTLREMKITADIAIETQRQQLIEQKTDNDRKEADTQSYVLEASLKPYKQMDWKILSALNSKQDARGNIALAFRELAENAQKIGNLNISPNLLQTILTGK; translated from the coding sequence ATGTTCGGTTTTAAACATATTCAATTTGATGCAATGAGCTATGTACTTCATTACAAAAATGGAGTGATTGCCAAAGAAGGTCGTGGTCTTTCGTTTTTCTATTTTGCACCCAGCAGTTCTATCGTGGCGATTCCTTTGGGTAGCAATGATTTACCATTTATTTTCCATGAAAATACGGCGGATTATCAATCTGTAACTATTCAAGGACAAGTAAGTTATAAAATTACAGAACCCAAAGCATTGGCCAATAGTTTGGATTTCACGGTGACGGCAAATGGTTTGTACAAAAAAAATGAAACGGAAAAGTTGAATCAACGCATCATTAACTTGGCGCAAACATCCACATCTGCATTTATTCATCAGTTAAATTTGAAAGATGCCATTCGCTCTGCCAAACAAATTGAAAAAAACATAGAAGAAGGCTTGCGAAACTCTGAAACTATAAAATTGATGGGAATAGAAATACTCGGCGTAAGTATTATGGCAGTACAAGCAACACCTGAAATGGCGAGAGCATTGGAGACAGAAACGCGTGAACGATTGCAACAGCAGGCAGATGAAGCCGTTTACGAACGCAGAAATTTCGCCGTGGAACAAGAACGGAAAATAAAAGAATCTGAATTGAATACGGAGATTGCTGTAGAAGAAAAACAAAAGCAAATTGCAGAAAAGAAAATGGAAACAGAAGTGCAACAAGCCGAAAACAGTAAGACCTTGCGAGAAATGAAGATCACTGCGGATATAGCGATCGAAACCCAACGTCAGCAATTGATTGAGCAAAAAACGGATAATGATCGGAAAGAAGCAGACACACAAAGTTATGTGCTAGAAGCATCTCTTAAACCATACAAACAAATGGATTGGAAAATCCTAAGCGCGCTGAACAGTAAACAAGATGCTCGTGGAAATATTGCTTTGGCATTTCGCGAATTAGCCGAAAATGCTCAAAAAATTGGAAATCTTAATATCAGCCCCAATTTATTGCAAACTATATTAACGGGAAAATAA
- a CDS encoding NADAR family protein: MKNNLDNLKTAFEQKKNLEFLFFWGHQIPSDGSITKSCFSQWYPATFIENDIQFANTEQYMMAKKAELFGDLETQKRILAAHSPKEMKALGRLVKNFDADLWNNHKYDIVKQGNFLIFSQNKEMGDFLLNTNQKVIVEASPYDRIWGIGMLESHPHSKNPTLWNGENLLGFALMEVRALLKM, encoded by the coding sequence ATGAAGAACAATTTAGATAATTTAAAAACAGCATTTGAACAGAAAAAGAATTTAGAGTTCTTGTTTTTTTGGGGACATCAGATTCCTTCAGATGGTTCTATCACCAAGAGTTGTTTTAGTCAATGGTATCCCGCAACCTTCATCGAAAACGATATTCAGTTTGCCAATACCGAGCAATATATGATGGCTAAAAAAGCAGAATTGTTTGGCGATTTGGAAACTCAAAAAAGGATATTGGCAGCGCATTCACCAAAAGAGATGAAAGCATTGGGACGATTAGTGAAAAATTTTGATGCCGACTTATGGAATAATCATAAATACGATATTGTAAAACAAGGCAATTTTTTAATATTTTCTCAAAACAAAGAAATGGGCGATTTTCTACTCAATACGAATCAAAAAGTAATTGTAGAAGCGAGTCCTTATGATAGGATTTGGGGAATCGGCATGCTGGAATCTCATCCTCATAGCAAAAATCCAACATTATGGAATGGTGAAAATCTATTGGGATTTGCTTTAATGGAAGTTAGGGCATTATTGAAAATGTAG
- a CDS encoding nicotinate phosphoribosyltransferase, with the protein MNPLLLTDGYKLDHRRQYPEGTSLVYSNWTPRKSRIEGIDKVVLFGLQYFIKKYILEDFENYFFKQPKEKVVAEYRRRVNNYLGENQVGTKHIEDLHDLGYIPMVIKALPEGSSVPVRVPMFTMYNTIPEFFWLTNYFETLVSAAIWMPCTSATIAKQYRKILDKYAEQTSSVPAMVEWQGHDFSMRGMAGIEAAVSSSAGHLLSFTGTDTIPAIDFLEKYYNADSDKELIGGSVSATEHSVMCMGTIEDELGTFRRLVCDVYPKGIVSIVSDTWDLWKVLTEYLPKLKSEIISREGKVVVRPDSGDPVDIICGNLNGKSEVERKGVIELLWDTFGGSTNDKGYKELIPQIGAIYGDSITIDRATQICERLKTKGFASTNIVLGIGSFTYQYNTRDTFGFAMKATYGEVNGIGREIFKDPITDDGTKKSAKGLMKIVEKDGNYTLKDQVGWEEEKTGALREVFKDGQLIIDQSLQEIREKVKSNN; encoded by the coding sequence ATGAATCCACTATTATTAACAGACGGTTACAAACTAGATCATCGCAGACAATATCCAGAAGGCACAAGCTTAGTGTATTCTAATTGGACACCGAGGAAGAGCAGGATTGAAGGTATTGATAAAGTTGTACTATTCGGTTTGCAATATTTTATCAAAAAATATATACTAGAAGATTTTGAAAACTATTTTTTCAAACAACCTAAAGAAAAAGTAGTTGCAGAATATCGCCGCCGTGTAAATAACTATTTGGGAGAAAATCAAGTCGGCACGAAGCATATTGAAGATCTACATGATCTCGGCTATATCCCAATGGTTATAAAAGCTTTGCCAGAAGGATCAAGTGTACCTGTTAGAGTTCCAATGTTCACTATGTACAACACGATTCCTGAGTTTTTCTGGTTGACTAATTATTTTGAGACCTTAGTTTCTGCCGCTATTTGGATGCCTTGTACATCTGCAACTATAGCGAAACAATACAGAAAGATTTTGGACAAATATGCAGAGCAAACGTCTTCAGTACCTGCAATGGTAGAATGGCAAGGACATGACTTCTCTATGCGAGGCATGGCAGGTATTGAAGCGGCAGTGAGTTCTTCTGCGGGACATTTGCTAAGTTTTACAGGTACAGATACTATACCAGCAATAGACTTTTTGGAAAAATACTATAATGCTGATTCAGATAAGGAACTTATTGGTGGTTCTGTTTCTGCAACGGAACATTCTGTGATGTGTATGGGAACCATAGAGGACGAACTCGGTACGTTTCGTAGATTGGTTTGTGATGTTTATCCTAAAGGGATTGTTTCTATCGTTTCTGATACATGGGATTTGTGGAAAGTATTGACGGAATATCTTCCAAAATTGAAATCGGAAATTATTTCCAGAGAAGGAAAAGTGGTAGTTCGTCCTGATAGTGGCGATCCTGTAGATATTATTTGTGGTAATCTTAATGGAAAATCTGAGGTAGAACGCAAAGGTGTCATCGAATTACTTTGGGATACTTTTGGTGGCAGTACAAATGATAAAGGATACAAAGAACTGATTCCTCAAATCGGTGCTATCTACGGAGACAGTATAACTATTGATCGTGCAACACAAATATGTGAAAGATTAAAGACAAAAGGATTTGCATCAACCAATATAGTCTTGGGAATTGGCTCTTTCACTTACCAATACAATACAAGAGACACTTTTGGATTCGCCATGAAAGCTACTTATGGAGAAGTCAATGGAATTGGAAGAGAAATATTTAAAGACCCAATTACGGACGATGGAACAAAAAAATCGGCGAAAGGTCTAATGAAAATAGTTGAAAAAGATGGAAACTATACATTAAAAGATCAGGTAGGTTGGGAAGAAGAAAAAACAGGCGCATTACGTGAAGTATTCAAGGACGGACAGTTAATTATTGATCAATCTCTTCAAGAAATAAGAGAAAAAGTCAAGTCAAACAACTGA
- the prs gene encoding ribose-phosphate diphosphokinase codes for MKNQIINLDQNFKPIDGDEIQFESFTFSAGEPHIKIKSDIVGPVIITHRLNSFNDLGLLCIAVDALKRMHAELEELIIPYFPSARQDRVMIKGEPLSVKVYADIINQLGFKTVRILDAHSEVTPALLNNCTAVTNHLFIQSVVGKIGTDLKLISPDGGALKKIYKVSEFLGGIEVVECSKSRDVKTGKLAGFKVYTDDLNNQDCLIVDDICDGGGTFIGLAEVLKKKNAGKLYLAVTHGIFSKGFDNLDSCFEHIFTTNSFKDLTHENLTQIKLNDRLLS; via the coding sequence ATGAAAAACCAAATTATCAATTTAGACCAAAATTTTAAACCTATTGATGGTGACGAAATCCAGTTCGAAAGCTTTACTTTCTCTGCAGGCGAGCCACATATAAAAATAAAATCAGATATAGTTGGTCCCGTTATTATCACACATAGACTAAATTCTTTTAATGATCTTGGCTTGCTTTGCATCGCAGTTGATGCGCTCAAAAGAATGCATGCTGAGCTTGAAGAATTAATCATTCCATATTTCCCTTCTGCTCGCCAAGATCGAGTGATGATAAAAGGAGAGCCTCTATCTGTTAAAGTATATGCGGATATCATTAATCAATTGGGTTTCAAGACGGTTCGTATATTGGATGCGCATTCCGAAGTGACTCCAGCGCTTTTGAATAATTGCACTGCCGTAACCAATCACTTATTCATTCAATCCGTTGTAGGAAAAATAGGTACGGATTTAAAACTCATCTCTCCAGATGGTGGGGCTTTAAAAAAAATCTACAAAGTATCTGAGTTTTTAGGAGGTATTGAAGTTGTAGAATGTAGTAAAAGTAGAGATGTAAAGACTGGAAAATTAGCAGGATTTAAAGTATATACAGATGATTTGAATAATCAAGATTGTTTAATAGTTGATGATATCTGTGATGGCGGTGGCACATTTATTGGGTTAGCAGAAGTATTGAAAAAGAAAAATGCCGGCAAACTTTATCTTGCTGTGACGCATGGCATATTCAGCAAAGGTTTCGATAATCTTGATAGTTGTTTTGAACATATTTTTACAACTAACTCTTTTAAAGATTTAACACACGAAAATCTAACTCAAATCAAACTAAATGACAGACTTTTATCTTGA
- a CDS encoding NUDIX hydrolase, whose protein sequence is MQKIKVSVDGVVFGYFEKSALHILLIQRNIEPFKGKWALPGGLVHDDEDLDAAVLRELQEEAGIRPDFLEQLYTFGKVDRDPRNRVISVVYFGLVNPSYHKLHADTDAADARWFSIDQLPELAFDHEAIFEKALSRLRTKIQYEPIGFNLLNTEFPFSDLEDLYQTIIGESIDRRNFRKKIMSYGLLDETNKIRKEGSGRPGKLFKFNKEKYQSLAEKGFYFEIK, encoded by the coding sequence ATGCAAAAGATAAAGGTTTCTGTTGATGGTGTTGTATTTGGATACTTTGAGAAAAGTGCTTTACATATATTATTAATTCAAAGAAATATTGAACCATTCAAAGGGAAATGGGCACTTCCTGGAGGCTTGGTGCACGACGATGAGGATTTGGATGCGGCAGTTTTGCGTGAGTTGCAGGAAGAAGCTGGAATACGCCCAGATTTTTTGGAGCAACTATATACTTTTGGAAAAGTAGACCGCGATCCGAGAAACCGGGTCATTTCGGTCGTTTATTTTGGTTTAGTCAATCCATCTTATCACAAGCTACACGCCGATACTGACGCTGCTGACGCGAGATGGTTTAGTATAGATCAATTACCCGAATTGGCATTTGACCATGAAGCTATTTTCGAAAAAGCATTATCACGACTTCGCACCAAAATTCAATATGAACCGATTGGATTTAATTTATTGAATACTGAATTTCCATTTTCTGATTTGGAAGATTTGTACCAAACGATTATCGGAGAATCCATCGATCGTAGGAATTTCCGTAAAAAAATAATGAGTTATGGTTTGTTGGATGAAACCAATAAAATACGCAAAGAAGGAAGTGGTCGTCCTGGGAAATTATTCAAATTCAACAAAGAGAAATACCAATCATTAGCCGAAAAAGGATTTTATTTTGAAATTAAATAA